A window of Lentibacillus sp. Marseille-P4043 contains these coding sequences:
- the pruA gene encoding L-glutamate gamma-semialdehyde dehydrogenase, whose amino-acid sequence MAVVPYKHEPFTDFTVEENKKLMQEAIKQVEADLGGEYPLIIGGERITTEDKITSVNPANKQEVIGYVSKANKELAEKAMKVADETFETWRKSTPEFRADILFRAAAIVRRRKLEFTAHLVKEGGKPWKEADADVAEGIDFLEYYGRQMLKIKDGAEVNSRPIEHNQFNYIPLGVGVVISPWNFLFAIMTGTTVAAMVTGNTVLLKPASTTPVIAYKLMEVLEEAGMPAGVINYIPGPGSEVGDYLVDHPRTRFVSFTGSRDVGTRIFERAAVVHDGQKWLKRTIIEMGGKDTIVVDKEADLELAAESIVQSAFGFSGQKCSACSRAVIHEDVYDQVKDRVAALTKELTIGDTSDPSNIFMGPVIDQGAYDKIMSYVEIGKKEGELLVGGTGDESKGWFVNPTVFADLDPEARIMQEEIFGPVVGLTKAKDFDHAIEIANNTDYGLTGAVITNNRSHIEQARQDFHVGNLYFNRGCTAAIVGYQPFGGFNMSGTDSKAGGPDYLIQHMQGKTTSEML is encoded by the coding sequence ATGGCAGTAGTACCGTACAAGCATGAACCTTTTACAGATTTCACCGTAGAAGAGAACAAGAAATTAATGCAGGAAGCGATTAAACAAGTCGAAGCTGATCTTGGTGGGGAATATCCGCTTATCATTGGTGGTGAACGTATTACAACAGAGGACAAAATCACCTCTGTAAATCCAGCGAATAAACAAGAAGTTATTGGATATGTATCAAAGGCAAATAAAGAATTAGCTGAAAAAGCAATGAAAGTTGCCGACGAAACATTTGAAACATGGAGAAAATCGACACCAGAATTTCGTGCAGATATTTTGTTCCGTGCCGCAGCAATTGTTCGTCGTCGTAAATTGGAGTTCACTGCGCACTTAGTTAAAGAAGGCGGGAAACCATGGAAAGAAGCCGATGCGGACGTTGCAGAAGGTATTGACTTCTTGGAATACTATGGTCGCCAAATGCTGAAAATTAAAGATGGCGCTGAAGTAAATAGTCGTCCAATCGAGCATAATCAATTTAATTATATTCCATTAGGTGTTGGTGTTGTTATTTCACCATGGAACTTCCTGTTTGCAATTATGACAGGTACAACGGTTGCAGCAATGGTTACTGGTAATACAGTATTGTTGAAACCAGCAAGTACAACACCTGTTATCGCATATAAATTGATGGAAGTGTTAGAAGAAGCAGGCATGCCAGCAGGAGTTATCAACTATATCCCAGGACCTGGAAGTGAGGTCGGCGATTATCTAGTTGATCACCCACGCACACGCTTTGTAAGTTTCACTGGCTCGCGTGATGTTGGTACACGTATTTTCGAACGTGCTGCAGTAGTACACGATGGACAAAAATGGTTGAAACGCACGATCATTGAAATGGGCGGAAAAGATACCATTGTAGTTGACAAAGAAGCAGACTTAGAACTAGCAGCAGAATCAATTGTTCAATCTGCATTCGGTTTCTCCGGTCAAAAATGTTCGGCATGTTCACGTGCGGTTATTCATGAAGATGTTTACGATCAAGTGAAAGACCGTGTTGCAGCATTAACAAAAGAATTAACAATCGGAGATACTTCTGATCCATCAAATATCTTTATGGGTCCTGTAATTGATCAAGGCGCATATGATAAAATTATGAGCTACGTTGAAATCGGTAAGAAAGAAGGAGAACTTCTAGTAGGCGGAACTGGTGATGAAAGTAAAGGTTGGTTCGTTAATCCGACTGTATTTGCTGATCTTGATCCAGAAGCACGCATCATGCAGGAAGAAATCTTTGGACCTGTTGTTGGACTAACAAAAGCAAAAGACTTCGATCATGCGATTGAAATTGCTAACAACACAGATTATGGTCTAACAGGTGCAGTTATTACGAATAATCGCTCACATATAGAACAGGCACGTCAGGACTTCCACGTTGGTAACCTTTACTTTAACCGTGGCTGTACAGCAGCAATTGTCGGCTACCAACCATTTGGTGGCTTCAACATGTCTGGAACAGATTCCAAAGCAGGTGGACCAGATTACCTAATTCAACACATGCAAGGAAAAACAACTTCTGAAATGTTATAA
- the putP gene encoding sodium/proline symporter PutP produces the protein MEMETLITFIVYLIGMLVIGIIMYRMTNDLSDYVLGGRKLGPGVAALSAGASDMSGWLLLGLPGAIYASGLSEAWMAIGLATGAYLNWQFVAKRLRVYTEVSNDSITVPDFLENRFRDKSHVLRVISALVILLFFTFYTSSGMVAGAKLFEASFGLSYHSALWIGTIVVVSYTLLGGFLAVAWTDFFQGILMFLALIVVPIVALNQMGGWNAAVQAVGEIDPTHLNMVEGVGLLAIISSVAWGLGYFGQPHIIVRFMALRSPKDVKKARFIGTTWMILGLYGAIFTGFVGLAFISTQDVSVLSKFGIDVVTENGLQMLADPEKIFIAFSQILFNPIVAGVLLAAILSAIMSTIDSQLLVSSSAVAEDFYKAIFRREATDKELVWVGRIATLVIAVIAALLALNPESSVLELVSYAWAGFGAAFGPIILLSLFWKKTTRNGALAGIIVGAVTVIIWGGFLSGGIFDLYEILPGFLFNLIVTVVVSLLEKPSAEIEAEFDQTVAKMKE, from the coding sequence ATGGAAATGGAAACGCTTATTACGTTTATTGTTTATTTAATTGGAATGCTTGTTATTGGTATTATCATGTATCGTATGACGAATGATTTATCTGATTATGTGTTAGGGGGACGTAAGCTTGGCCCGGGTGTTGCTGCATTAAGTGCTGGCGCTTCGGATATGAGTGGATGGCTATTGCTCGGTCTGCCTGGGGCAATTTATGCTTCAGGTTTGTCGGAAGCATGGATGGCAATTGGTCTGGCAACTGGGGCATATTTGAACTGGCAATTTGTAGCAAAACGGTTACGGGTTTATACAGAGGTATCAAATGATTCGATTACTGTTCCGGACTTTTTAGAAAATCGTTTTCGAGATAAGTCGCATGTCCTTCGCGTGATTTCTGCATTGGTTATTCTGTTATTTTTTACCTTTTACACGTCTTCCGGCATGGTAGCTGGTGCAAAGCTGTTTGAAGCATCATTTGGATTATCCTATCATTCTGCACTATGGATAGGGACGATTGTTGTTGTATCGTACACACTTTTAGGCGGATTCTTGGCTGTTGCTTGGACAGACTTTTTCCAAGGTATTCTTATGTTCTTGGCGCTGATTGTTGTACCAATCGTTGCACTTAACCAAATGGGTGGATGGAATGCGGCAGTTCAAGCAGTTGGTGAAATTGACCCAACCCACCTTAATATGGTGGAAGGTGTTGGACTGTTAGCAATTATTTCATCTGTTGCCTGGGGATTAGGCTATTTTGGGCAACCACACATTATTGTTCGTTTTATGGCACTTCGATCACCTAAAGATGTAAAGAAAGCTCGCTTTATTGGTACAACTTGGATGATTTTAGGTCTATATGGAGCAATCTTTACTGGATTTGTTGGTCTGGCATTTATTAGTACACAGGATGTATCGGTATTAAGCAAATTCGGAATTGATGTTGTAACGGAAAATGGTTTGCAGATGCTTGCCGATCCGGAAAAAATTTTTATAGCTTTTTCGCAAATTTTATTTAATCCAATTGTAGCTGGAGTTCTCCTTGCTGCTATTTTATCAGCGATTATGAGTACCATTGACTCACAATTATTGGTATCATCATCAGCAGTAGCGGAAGATTTTTATAAGGCAATTTTTCGCAGAGAAGCAACTGATAAAGAACTGGTATGGGTTGGCCGTATTGCAACATTGGTGATTGCGGTAATTGCTGCGTTACTCGCCTTAAATCCGGAAAGTTCTGTATTGGAATTAGTAAGTTATGCTTGGGCTGGATTTGGTGCTGCGTTTGGGCCGATTATTTTACTATCGTTATTTTGGAAAAAGACAACGCGTAATGGTGCATTGGCAGGAATCATTGTCGGTGCTGTAACCGTTATCATCTGGGGTGGATTTTTATCAGGCGGAATCTTTGACTTATATGAGATTCTTCCAGGATTCTTATTTAACTTAATCGTTACGGTTGTCGTTAGTTTGTTGGAAAAACCATCAGCTGAAATTGAAGCTGAATTTGATCAGACCGTTGCAAAAATGAAGGAATAA
- a CDS encoding helix-turn-helix domain-containing protein, whose amino-acid sequence MEIGPYIKLHRVKQEMTQADLAEGIVSFAYLSKIENGKTEASPEVISLLCTRLGIQLDNEKDITIKNKCQEWYSQLFEVNDKEEIVRGYKELEELMETTHSESMVLYEIHKIRYFLVLGKYEDALEQINNLAEISSTFDSLHQFYWYKFKGNYYSLTGEFNQAIRMYGLAEDKLNQLELAEEEVADLQYTVSVTHSKLRNTLESIEYANKALDVFQRQYHFLRCAQCHIMLGISYRRIKMYDKAIKNHNLAKHLGKLNHSKQIMQLVNQNLGYLHSAKGDTEEAIHFYEQVADDNDVSLIERIAATTSLIKEYYNIDNLDQTRNMIEKSLQLLGSSYKNDEYKLFYYIIHTYDYALKQENDKFEALVTNEFIPYLKKNKDFANLVTYSTMIASYYEENYRYKDAVKYYKLANITYDELVNI is encoded by the coding sequence ATGGAAATAGGGCCTTATATTAAATTACATCGCGTTAAACAGGAAATGACCCAAGCGGACCTGGCTGAAGGAATTGTATCGTTTGCCTATTTATCAAAGATTGAGAATGGCAAAACTGAGGCAAGCCCAGAAGTAATCAGCCTATTATGCACCCGCCTTGGCATCCAGCTGGACAATGAAAAGGACATTACCATTAAGAATAAATGCCAAGAGTGGTACAGTCAGTTATTTGAGGTCAATGACAAAGAGGAAATTGTAAGGGGATACAAAGAGCTTGAGGAACTGATGGAAACAACCCATTCGGAAAGTATGGTATTGTACGAGATACATAAAATTAGATACTTCCTGGTATTGGGTAAATATGAAGACGCATTAGAGCAAATTAATAATCTTGCTGAAATTTCTAGCACCTTTGATAGTCTACATCAATTTTATTGGTATAAGTTTAAGGGGAATTACTATTCACTTACAGGTGAGTTTAATCAAGCGATTCGGATGTATGGGCTTGCTGAGGATAAGTTAAATCAGCTCGAACTCGCTGAAGAGGAAGTAGCAGATCTGCAATATACTGTTTCAGTAACACACAGTAAACTGCGTAATACCTTAGAATCGATTGAATATGCGAATAAAGCATTGGATGTTTTTCAAAGACAATATCACTTTTTAAGGTGTGCACAATGCCACATAATGTTAGGTATTTCCTACCGCCGAATCAAAATGTATGACAAGGCCATTAAGAACCATAATTTGGCTAAACATTTAGGGAAATTGAATCATAGTAAGCAGATTATGCAACTTGTAAACCAAAATCTAGGCTATCTTCATTCTGCAAAGGGTGATACCGAGGAAGCAATTCACTTTTATGAGCAAGTAGCAGATGACAATGATGTTAGTTTAATAGAACGAATTGCTGCTACAACATCATTGATTAAAGAGTACTATAATATTGATAACCTTGATCAAACGAGAAACATGATAGAAAAGAGTTTACAGTTATTAGGTTCAAGTTATAAAAATGATGAGTATAAACTTTTTTATTATATAATTCACACCTATGATTACGCTCTAAAGCAAGAAAATGATAAGTTTGAAGCCTTAGTGACTAATGAATTTATCCCATATTTAAAGAAGAATAAAGACTTTGCCAATTTAGTGACTTATTCTACTATGATTGCAAGCTACTATGAGGAGAATTACCGCTATAAAGACGCGGTGAAATATTACAAGTTAGCTAATATCACTTATGATGAATTAGTAAATATTTAA
- a CDS encoding CamS family sex pheromone protein, producing the protein MKKLCAILLCTLLLLASCAPKMNEDEVVQKKDDTTNKEPSIVPSYQLSEETYKMVLPYKVSKARGVIVKQMGNRLDIDEMEEGLRRHSKAVYDPKKYYFQEGQYLDEDTVFSWLERLYTKDQLAEEVKDKVNDLKARGRNIDKKEIEKELQQGLNPKLADEDEYDEKANRANPTYLSHILEQNYLKKNKDNNAELVGISIGLALKSVYRFQKEEYGPYFHEEISKEEMLKQGKKMAQTILKRIRKMDKLKNVPVMIALYREEDQGSPVPGNYVAKTSINGDESTIDEWETIKEDNVLFPNEDSEEKYFDDNKLVADFGKEIQKFFPNYVGVIGEGFYINEELKNLTLEIPIEFYGKGEVIGFTQYTYGLIKEMFPDYYDIEVKIMTNNKVESIIYRNAGESDPTVRVFN; encoded by the coding sequence GTGAAGAAATTATGTGCAATTCTCCTATGCACGCTCCTTTTACTTGCGAGCTGTGCACCAAAAATGAACGAAGATGAAGTGGTCCAGAAGAAGGATGATACTACCAACAAGGAGCCGTCGATTGTACCGAGTTATCAACTTTCTGAAGAGACGTATAAGATGGTCCTACCATATAAAGTTAGTAAGGCTAGAGGGGTTATTGTCAAACAGATGGGAAATCGCTTAGACATTGATGAAATGGAAGAAGGATTACGACGCCATTCAAAGGCAGTTTACGACCCCAAAAAGTATTATTTTCAAGAAGGACAATACTTGGACGAGGATACGGTATTTAGTTGGCTAGAAAGGTTATATACTAAGGATCAGTTGGCGGAAGAAGTTAAAGATAAAGTAAACGATCTTAAAGCTAGAGGCAGAAACATTGATAAAAAAGAAATAGAAAAAGAATTGCAGCAAGGTTTGAATCCTAAACTGGCAGATGAAGATGAATACGATGAAAAAGCAAATCGGGCGAATCCAACTTATTTATCTCATATTTTAGAACAAAATTATCTCAAGAAGAATAAAGATAATAATGCAGAATTAGTAGGAATCTCAATCGGCCTTGCTTTAAAATCAGTCTACCGTTTCCAAAAAGAGGAGTATGGACCATATTTTCATGAAGAAATCTCTAAAGAAGAGATGCTTAAACAAGGGAAAAAGATGGCGCAAACTATTTTAAAACGGATACGGAAAATGGATAAATTAAAAAATGTCCCCGTTATGATTGCACTGTACCGGGAAGAAGATCAAGGTTCTCCTGTACCAGGCAATTATGTAGCCAAAACGTCTATAAATGGTGATGAATCAACGATTGACGAATGGGAAACCATCAAAGAGGATAATGTTTTGTTTCCGAATGAGGATTCAGAAGAAAAGTACTTTGATGATAACAAGCTAGTTGCAGATTTTGGTAAAGAAATTCAGAAGTTTTTTCCTAACTATGTAGGTGTCATTGGTGAGGGATTTTATATAAATGAGGAGCTAAAAAACTTAACCCTTGAGATCCCGATTGAATTTTATGGAAAAGGAGAAGTAATTGGCTTCACCCAGTATACGTACGGATTGATCAAAGAAATGTTTCCCGATTATTATGACATAGAAGTCAAAATTATGACCAACAATAAGGTCGAAAGTATCATTTATCGCAATGCTGGGGAAAGTGATCCAACTGTACGGGTTTTTAATTAA
- the gatA gene encoding Asp-tRNA(Asn)/Glu-tRNA(Gln) amidotransferase subunit GatA encodes MSLFDYSIKELEQKLHNKEITVSDLVDTSYKRIQEVDDQVKAFLTLDEENARNHAETLDQETTNFDNHPLFGLPSGIKDNIVTKALRTTCGSQFLKNFDDPLYNATVIDKLNEAKAITIGKLNMDEFAMGSSNENSSFTPTRNPWNTDYVPGGSSGGSAASVAAGEVLFSLGSDTGGSIRQPAAFCGVVGLKPTYGRVSRFGLVAFASSLDQIGPITRNVEDNARVLEVISGQDKMDSTSANVDVPAFTESLTGDVKGLKIAVPKEYLGEGVSPEVKQSVMDALQVYESLGAEWEEVSLPHSRYAVAAYYIIASSEASANLARFDGVRYGVRSENAKDMLDMFKMSRSEGFGEEVKRRIMLGTYALSSGYYDAFYKKAQKVRTLIKNDFDKIFEDYDVVIGPTTPTPAFKIGEKVEDPLTMYANDILTIPVNLAGVPAISVPCGLSENGLPYGLQIIGKNFDEGTVYRTAHAFEQATDHHTKRPQLGGAK; translated from the coding sequence ATGTCATTGTTTGATTACAGTATCAAAGAATTAGAACAAAAGCTACATAATAAAGAAATTACAGTAAGTGATTTAGTTGATACATCGTACAAGCGAATACAGGAAGTGGATGATCAGGTAAAAGCATTTTTAACGCTAGACGAAGAAAATGCACGCAATCATGCGGAAACGTTAGATCAAGAAACAACTAATTTCGACAACCATCCTTTATTTGGTTTGCCAAGCGGTATCAAAGATAATATTGTGACCAAAGCATTGCGGACAACGTGTGGAAGTCAATTCCTTAAAAACTTCGATGATCCATTATACAATGCAACAGTAATCGACAAGTTAAATGAAGCGAAGGCAATTACAATTGGTAAGCTAAATATGGATGAGTTCGCAATGGGTTCATCAAATGAAAATTCAAGCTTTACTCCAACGCGAAATCCTTGGAATACAGATTATGTTCCAGGTGGTTCAAGTGGTGGCTCAGCTGCTTCTGTTGCGGCTGGAGAGGTTCTATTTTCATTAGGATCTGACACTGGCGGATCGATCCGTCAACCTGCAGCGTTTTGTGGTGTTGTTGGCTTAAAACCAACATATGGTCGGGTATCGCGCTTTGGTCTCGTTGCATTTGCTTCATCACTCGATCAAATTGGACCAATTACAAGAAATGTGGAAGACAATGCGCGTGTCCTTGAAGTAATTTCTGGTCAAGATAAAATGGATTCAACAAGTGCCAACGTTGATGTACCAGCATTTACAGAATCTTTAACTGGAGATGTAAAAGGATTAAAAATTGCCGTTCCAAAAGAATACCTTGGCGAAGGCGTTTCCCCTGAAGTGAAGCAATCCGTAATGGATGCACTTCAAGTTTACGAATCACTTGGAGCTGAGTGGGAAGAGGTTTCCTTACCGCATTCCAGATACGCAGTTGCTGCTTATTATATAATTGCGTCATCAGAAGCATCTGCCAACTTAGCGCGATTTGACGGTGTGCGCTATGGTGTGCGTTCGGAAAATGCAAAAGATATGCTAGACATGTTTAAAATGTCTCGTAGCGAAGGTTTTGGTGAAGAAGTTAAACGCCGGATTATGCTTGGAACATATGCATTATCATCAGGTTATTATGATGCTTTTTACAAAAAGGCACAAAAAGTACGTACCTTAATTAAAAATGACTTTGACAAAATATTTGAGGATTATGATGTTGTTATTGGACCAACTACACCAACACCAGCATTTAAAATTGGGGAGAAAGTGGAAGATCCGTTAACAATGTATGCCAATGATATTTTAACAATCCCGGTTAACTTAGCAGGTGTGCCGGCCATTTCGGTGCCATGTGGACTTTCAGAAAATGGCTTGCCATATGGTCTGCAAATCATCGGAAAGAATTTTGACGAGGGTACTGTTTACCGGACGGCACATGCTTTTGAACAAGCAACAGATCACCACACGAAACGACCTCAATTAGGGGGTGCAAAATAA
- the gatC gene encoding Asp-tRNA(Asn)/Glu-tRNA(Gln) amidotransferase subunit GatC yields MADISTEQVKHVANLARLAMTDEEAELFTKQLGSILEYAEQLNELDTTGVEPTTHVLDLKNVLRKDEPKEWITQEDALKNAPDKKGDYFRVPSILE; encoded by the coding sequence ATGGCGGATATTTCAACGGAACAAGTAAAGCATGTTGCTAATTTGGCAAGGCTTGCAATGACGGATGAAGAAGCAGAGCTGTTTACGAAGCAATTGGGTTCGATTCTTGAATATGCAGAACAATTAAATGAACTGGATACAACGGGTGTAGAGCCGACAACACACGTTTTAGATTTAAAAAATGTCTTGCGTAAAGATGAACCTAAAGAATGGATAACACAAGAAGATGCACTGAAAAACGCACCTGACAAAAAAGGTGATTACTTCCGTGTGCCTTCGATTTTGGAGTAG